In Leptospira barantonii, the DNA window AGGATAACTTTAAGGTTTTCAGAAGAGTTTTAAGAAAGATCAGGGAAGAATCCTATTTTTACGAAGTCGAAGTCGGTTTTAGAATTCAAGACAACACTCGACTCGATATCAAGATACGTTGGTCCGTTCCGCCCGGATTCGAATCCTCTCTTTCCAGCGTCATCGTAACGTTGCTTGATTTTACGGATATCAAATCCGTCGAAAGAAAACTACAGCTTTCTTTGGAAGAGAAGGAAGTAATGTTGAAGGAAATTCATCACAGAGTAAAAAACAATCTTCAGGTGATTTCCTCTCTTTTATCGATGCAATCCGATTACGTTCAGGATAAACAAAGCCTTTCCGTTTTTATGGAAAGTCAGAATCGATTGAGAACGATGTCGATGATTCACGAAGAACTCTATCAATCCGAAAATTTGGGTAAGATTCAGTATTCTATTTATATCGAAAAACTTTTGAACCAACTCTTTCAAGTGTACGGTAAATCTCATTCGGTTACGTTGACAACCGCGTTGGAGTCCTTGGACATAACGATCAATCGTGCGATTCCGATCGGACTGATCATCAACGAACTAGTTTCCAATTCTTTAAAATACGCTTTTCCCGAGGGAGAATTCGCGATCGCAAAACCCGAGTTAAAAATCTCCCTTTCCAAACTGGATGAAAATCTGGAATTGCAGATCGGAGATAACGGAATCGGAATGCCTTTCGGTTTTGATTTGGACGATTCCAACTCGCTCGGTTTAAAACTCGTGAATATTCTCGTAAGACAACTCAAGGGGAAGATAGAATTTTCCTCCGATTCTAAAAAAGGAACTCAGTTCAAGATTTTGATTCCTCTATCCGTGGATCTGATCTAAGAATCTTCCGGTTTACAAAAAAACTCCGATTCAAAACATTCTCCCCGAAGATGAAAAAGGAAGAAAAGATCCAAGCGCGTCGAGAGGAAATCTTAGACGCGGCTCTAGACATTTTTTCGGTGAAAGGTTATCACGCCGCGGGAATCGCGGACATCGCCGGAAAATTGGACATAGGACATGGAACCTGTTATCGTTATTTTAAGAATAAGTTGGATATCCTACACGCGCTTTTGGATCAGGTGCAAAGCGGTCTTGCGGAAGTTATATCGCGTCAAAGTCCCGACAAATCCAATTCTTTGGAAGAATATAGATCGCAAATCGGAGACATCGGCGTCGGCCTTTTTGAACTTTTCGGAAAGGATACTCGGATCGGTCAGGTCTTCTTTTTTGAAACTCAGGGAATCGACGAATCCGTCACCGTAAAAATCCGCAAGATTCACGATCTTTCGGCTCGGGTCACCGAGTTGTATCTCGTCAACGGGGTTAAAAAGGGTTTTTTAAGAAAGAATTTGGACACGGATGTCGCTTCCAAAGCGATCAATTCCATGATGTTCGAGGGGATTCGCCAGTCGATTTCCCACAAATCCAACCAAGAATATGCCGCTCGTTGGATGAAAGCCGTCCCAGACTTGATGCTGGACGGGATGCGAGCCGGTTCTTAATCAAAGTTTTCCCGGAAAGAGGTAGTAGTTCCTACATTTTTTACTTGAAAAAACTGAATGATATGTCATTCTATTATTAGATTTGAGAAATTAGGAGAATTGAAAAATGGTACAAGTGGATGTTTTCTGGGCCTACGGATTGGGCGCAGGGTTTGCAATGGCGGCTTCTCGTCAGATCAAAAAAATTCAATCTTCTTCGGATTCTACGAACGCGGCATCTTTGAAAGACGCTAAGGCGAAAAATCCGACGGAAAAAACTCCCTTTTGGAAAACCACGTATTTTCTAATCAACGTGTTGTTCCTATCTTTGGTTTTCGGTCCTTCGGGTTTGTATCTTGTTTGGCAGTTCACGAACTGGGAAACGATGCAGGCCTTGGATAAGTCGATGCCGGGATGGCTCGTAACTCTATTCGGTTTTACGAATGTTTCCCAGGGGATTCTCGCGTATTGGGTAGTTTGGAAATTACTCGAAAAGTCCAAAGCTTTCTTAGGATTTTTGCAAGCGATGCTCGGTTACTTCGGAATGTTTTTCATCCTCGTTCACGGTTGGGACGGAGAAGGATACAAAAGATTTTTTTCCGCAACTAGGGAAGAATATCTCACGAACTGGACTTGGAACACCGCGCTTTCTTGGTTAACTTCGGACGTTGCGATCACGTTGTATGTCATGGGAATCGTTATGATTCCGATCATGATTTCCATCATGTCAAGCTGGTTGGAAGAAGGTCTTGAAATTCAAGATAATTCTCTCGGTCAAGAAACCAAGGAAGGAAAAGGAAGTCCGGTTCAAAGAATTCTATTCTTTCTCGGTTCGGTTTTTATAGGCGCGCTCGGTCTTGCGATCGTTTGCAGTTTGTTGATTCACGCTTTGGGTTGGATCTTCGGAGGCGCTTTGAGTTTGGGAGTTCTTTATGTATTAGGAATTTCTAAATATGGAATCTTGTTCGCTTTCTACAAAGGAATTTTTCATCTGAAAGGAAATTCGATTTCCGCATCTGGAGTTCCCGCAGGAGCGCGCGCTTAAACTTCCAAGGCCTTCTTGTATTCCTGAATCAAAAGATCCGGATTTTCGGTTCCTACCGAGATTCGGATCAGATTCGGGTCCAATCCATTCTCCTTTAAGAACTTTCTTCCTTCTTCTTGTGTCACCAATTCGTAGTGCGCCAAATAAACATAAAGCATGTTGAGCGTGAATTCGGTTCCGAAGCTCGGTCCTTTGAGTAGGGCGAGTCGATCGTAAAACTTTTCCAAAGGAATGGAAAGTTCGATTGATAAAACCCCGGATTGAATTCCTGGAATTCTCGTGATCTTCTCGAAGTTCTTGGAAGAATCGGCCGATCCCGTCCAAAATACGTTTCGAATTCCCGGTTGTTCCGAAAAGAACGCGGCTAATTTTTTTACGTTCTCGCTGATCTTGAGAACTCTTTTTTCGTAGTCTTTGATTTCGTACGCAAGTCTTTCACAATCTCGAAGATACGGTTCTTCGATCCATTCTTTGCAGATCGGAAAAATTTCTCGGAACCAACGCGATGTTTTGTTGAACACGATCGCGCCCATCATGAGGTCCCCGTTTCCACACGCGAACTTGGTCAAACTTTCCACGACCACGTCCACGTAAGGAAGAATGTTGATCACCGCAGAACCGGCGACCGAGATATCGGCGATCAAAGGAACTTCGTATCGATCGATAATGGATTTTAATTTTTCGTAATCGGGAACCAATAGAAGCGGATTCGTGGGACATTCGGTGATGATCCCCGCAACGGAATCCGAGTTTTGTTTTAGAAAATTCTCCAGTTCCTCGAGATCCGTAGCGTTGTGGATCACGTAAGAATCTGCAGTATATTTTTCTAATATTCTAATATTGTCTACGTAGAGCCAACCAAGTCGAATCCAGATTTTTTTTCCTTCTTTTTTCCGAACGCCATCGAAGGCTTCGAACGCGGAATAAACTCCGTTCATGCCGGAAACGGAAAGTAGAATTTCCGGATTTAGATTTCCGTAAAAGGAAGAAAGTTGGGAAAGAATTTTCCCGACCGGATTTTCTTTTTCGACTTTCTCGCGGAATATTTCCTGAAGGATTCCTTTCTTTAAAAGAAAATCCTCCGCCATTCTCGAAGAGGCGAGACATCCCGTATGTTGTATAAAGGAAAGAATTTCCTTTTCCAATTCTTTAAGCTCGGGGATGACCAAGGTTATGATTCCTTCGTCTTCTATGGTTTCATATTTCTCGATGGAGAATTTTTGTACGATCGTATCCGCGGCCTTTCTGGATGAAACGACGAACTGAGGCGTGTTTATTTTTTTAACTTCTCGGTTATAATCCAAAATTCTCGCGATGTAAGAATGCGCTACGAATCTAGGATAACCCGATTTCAATCGGGAAAGAGTCTCGGTTCTTTTTTCTTCGTAACCGATCACGTCCGCCAATTGCGGAAGGCTTACGGAAACCGCGTGAATGTTCTCGAAAGGAATTCTTTCTCCGCAAAGAGTTCGATGGGGTTCGCTGACTTCTTTTAACATCTCTATTGATTCCAGTCGCTGATCGATCTCGGATTTTTCAACCCGTAAATTCGATTGAAATTTTAATGAGCCTGGGTTTCGGAAATTTTCCGAACTCGATCCTCTTCGGTTAAGGCTCCGATCAATTCTTCCAAGTCCCCTTCCATGATAGCTGAAAGGTTGTGGCTCGTAAATCCGATCCTATGATCCGTACATCTTCCTTGCGGGAAGTTATAAGTTCTCACACGTTCGGAACGATCTCCGCTTCCGACCATTTGTTTCTTGATCGCGTCCGAAGCTTGTTTTTTGTCTTCCGCTTGTTTCTCGAGAATTCTCGCGCTCAAAATTCGCAGAGCCTTTGCTTTGTTTTTATGCTGGGATTTTTCATCCTGACAAGCGACTACAACCCCGGTCGGAATGTGTGTGATCCGAACCGCCGAGTCGGTCGTGTTTACGTGCTGACCGCCCGCGCCAGAAGAACGATAAACGTCGATTCTAAGATCGTTTTCGTTGATTTCAATTTCTTCCTCGTCCGCTTCGGGAAGTACGGCTACGGTCACCGCGCTCGTATGAATTCTTCCTCCGGATTCGGTGCTCGGAATTCTTTGAACCCGATGTGTTCCGCCTTCGAATTTGAAAAAATCGTAAGCGCGATCGTCTTCCAGAGCGAAAATAATTTCTTTCAAACCGCCGATTCCGGTCGGCGATGAATCGATGATCTCGCTTTTGATCTTTTGTTTGTCCGCAAATCGGGAATACATTCTGTAAAGATCGGCTACGAAAAGACCGGCTTCTTCACCGCCGGTTCCGGCTCTGATTTCCATAAGAATATTTTTTCCCGAGTTCGGATCGGGAGGTAAAAGAAGAATTTCAAGTTCCTTTTCCAAAGAATCCAGTTTTTCACCGGCTTGGCGGATCTCTTCCTTAAGCATGGAATGCATTTCTTCGTCCTTTTCGGACTGAATCAATTCTTCGGCGTCTTTTCTGTCTTTGTGGATTCTAAGATATTCTTCCACTTTGAGATAAAGAGGGGTAAGTCTGGATCTTTCCTTGTAGAGATTCTTCAGTGAAGAAGGATCCTTCGCCAGATTTAACTCTTCGCTGATTCGAAGGTATTTTTCTTGTATTTTTTCAAGTCTATCTATCATTGAATGAACTCGACCTTTCCTTTGTAAATCAACGCACTCTATGGAAAACCATATTTCCGTCGCAGAAGCTTTTTCTGAAAAATTCTTATCCTTACTGACCGATCTTCGGGGTTACCGGAGTCCGTTCGGCAAAACCGTGGGCGATCCTTCCGATCTGATTGAAGAATGCGTTCAAAAGGCGTCGATCCGCGCCGGTGCGATCAGCCTAGGGCTTTCGATTCCGAAAAGACATTTCGGTTATCTTACGTTGTTACCCGAAATGATTTTATTCTATAGAATCCAAGGTCATCTGGTTAAGGATATCGCCGCACTCTACGGAAAAGAATCCCAGGTATCACCGGAAATCATGAGTTATTGCATTTTTCCGGATAAGAATCACGCTTTGATCCGTTCGATCGTAAGGGACACCGGAAGCCGCGTATTAGTTAGACCGGCTTCGTTGGAAATTCTTCGTTCGATCGGTTTTCATCTCGGATGGAAATTGTTCCGAAAGAACGGCGGAAATTCATCTGCGAAATTCGCATGGCTTCCGTACATAGGCGCGATCTTAAACGGGGGAATCTCTTTCCTCGAT includes these proteins:
- the prfA gene encoding peptide chain release factor 1, with amino-acid sequence MIDRLEKIQEKYLRISEELNLAKDPSSLKNLYKERSRLTPLYLKVEEYLRIHKDRKDAEELIQSEKDEEMHSMLKEEIRQAGEKLDSLEKELEILLLPPDPNSGKNILMEIRAGTGGEEAGLFVADLYRMYSRFADKQKIKSEIIDSSPTGIGGLKEIIFALEDDRAYDFFKFEGGTHRVQRIPSTESGGRIHTSAVTVAVLPEADEEEIEINENDLRIDVYRSSGAGGQHVNTTDSAVRITHIPTGVVVACQDEKSQHKNKAKALRILSARILEKQAEDKKQASDAIKKQMVGSGDRSERVRTYNFPQGRCTDHRIGFTSHNLSAIMEGDLEELIGALTEEDRVRKISETQAH
- a CDS encoding TetR/AcrR family transcriptional regulator, with protein sequence MKKEEKIQARREEILDAALDIFSVKGYHAAGIADIAGKLDIGHGTCYRYFKNKLDILHALLDQVQSGLAEVISRQSPDKSNSLEEYRSQIGDIGVGLFELFGKDTRIGQVFFFETQGIDESVTVKIRKIHDLSARVTELYLVNGVKKGFLRKNLDTDVASKAINSMMFEGIRQSISHKSNQEYAARWMKAVPDLMLDGMRAGS
- a CDS encoding aminotransferase class I/II-fold pyridoxal phosphate-dependent enzyme, whose product is MLKEVSEPHRTLCGERIPFENIHAVSVSLPQLADVIGYEEKRTETLSRLKSGYPRFVAHSYIARILDYNREVKKINTPQFVVSSRKAADTIVQKFSIEKYETIEDEGIITLVIPELKELEKEILSFIQHTGCLASSRMAEDFLLKKGILQEIFREKVEKENPVGKILSQLSSFYGNLNPEILLSVSGMNGVYSAFEAFDGVRKKEGKKIWIRLGWLYVDNIRILEKYTADSYVIHNATDLEELENFLKQNSDSVAGIITECPTNPLLLVPDYEKLKSIIDRYEVPLIADISVAGSAVINILPYVDVVVESLTKFACGNGDLMMGAIVFNKTSRWFREIFPICKEWIEEPYLRDCERLAYEIKDYEKRVLKISENVKKLAAFFSEQPGIRNVFWTGSADSSKNFEKITRIPGIQSGVLSIELSIPLEKFYDRLALLKGPSFGTEFTLNMLYVYLAHYELVTQEEGRKFLKENGLDPNLIRISVGTENPDLLIQEYKKALEV